The nucleotide window GCTCCTCTGGCCGCCCGCGCTTTGTTTCTCCTGAGGCTTCTTGTGTTCCTGTTGGAGGCATGGTGCGCAAGAACGGGGTGTTATCTACCTACATTGGCTCCCTTTAAAGAAGAGGACGCCTCGGGTACCTTAATCTGCTTTTGCTTTTCCGCGCTGGGGCGTCCTGCTGGAGGTTTCTTTATCGTTCTGGACTTTGTTGTATTTTTAACTTGTGGGCTTCTGTCTggcgggtggtgttgatgaggtcATCTTTTCTTCATGAAGGTTAAAAAGACGGAATCTGCCGTTTTTTATCTCTCCTTCGAGGTCGTAGCGGCCTTATTGGGAAATATTGCAcgccccctttccttcccacGTGGGCCGAAATCGATATACCGACCTTACCTACCGAGCGCTTTGACGGACAGTGGTGCCAGATTCACCATGGAGGCGTTTATTATTGAAGCGTTTACCTTGTTGGGAGTTgcgttggtggttgttgggatgaGGACGTATGTTAGGCTAACGACTGTGGGGATTAAGGGGTTCCAGGCGGATGATTATTTAATGTTGGTTGCTGCGGTGAGtttgttcttcttggagatgtgatgatggggatggggagagttGGGGACTGATCACCTGTGTTGTGGGATAGGGGGCATATACCGTGGAAACATATCTTGCGTACTCGGTGGGTGCGTTAtggaaggggttggcgaATAATGCGATGACGGATGAGCAGAGACGTCTGCTTGATCCGAACAGTGAGGAGTTTAGGCTGAGGTATGTTCTGACTACATCACGGCCTGCTGGAGTGTGGTAGCTCATGATCGGACTGCAGGGTCAACGGGTCCAAAACTCAGGTTGCTGGGTGGTCGACGTACACATTTCTTCTGTGGACGATCAAGGCGGCGATATGCACCTTCTATCTTCGCCTGACTGTGGGTGACAGACCAGCCACTGTATCATCACGATGACTGCTTGCTGATAACAGCGTAGGAAGGGTTGGAATATCGCAAGCGCATCTTCACGGGCTTCGTGTTGATCTTCACCACCTGGGTTGCCGTCCTCCTGTCAATATTGCTGGGCTGCCGTCCTCTCGAGAGGAACTGGCAAATCTATCCAAATCCCGGCAGCAAGTCTCCAATCTGCTGTACCCAAAACACCGAATGCTAACGCCATGTCAGATCACTGTCAACcggccatctccaacattgACATCTTTGTAACTCTTGGGTTGAATGTCTCCACAGACATTTACCTCATGAGCATTCCCATACCCATGCTATGGCGTGCTACCATGAGACCGATGAAAAAGGTTGGGCTCATTGTGTTGTTTTCTGGTGGAGCGTTTGTGACGGTGGCAGGAGTGTTGCGATGTATCCTGATTGTTACAGTGAGTTATACAGAATGTCAGTGCAAAAAAAGAGACAGTAACTGACCTGGGGTGTTGCAGGATCCCATCAACGGCGCTCAACAAGCAGGTTCCTGGGCCGTCCGGGAGACGTTTGTGGCTGTGGTGACTTCCAATCTTCCCATGTGTGTTCCCCTAATTAACAGATGGGGTCGACCAATTTTGGGAAGCCTAAAGTCCCTCAAGTCAACAACGGGCAGGATGACACGTTCTGGCCGTTCAGATCCGAAGCATGGAGCGTTCAGGCTTGAGGATAAGAACCCGAGACGTGGAATGGGGCCGAGGAGTGTCAATCCTATCACTGAGCTTACGATATCCGAGACGGAGCTGGCTGAGATTCAGCACCAGGAGTATTTTTGGAATCCCAATAAGGGTCGTCATGACCCAGAGAGCGGACTGGATGGTGAGGGTACGAGCCCAGGTGGGTTGATCTGGAAGCAGACATCGCTCCAAGTGTCGGAGTCGAGAAATTaccatggtgatggtgtggatgAGATTGACTTTGGGGATTATTATCTTGTGGAGCAAGCAAAGAAGAGCGCCGAGATCATGGCCACTTCGCCGACTGGAAGGAGTTGGAAGACTTCGAATAGCAATCGCCAGGATCGACGATCGCCGTGAATAGCAGCATGATGTCGACACTGCCGTGAATACTGAGGAAGTGGGGTTCATGTTTATTGTGGTCATTCCACAATAGAGGGACAATAGTGAATAGAGCGCACTGAAAAGTGCATTGTCGAGCTGCCAGCATTGGGCTGTGGTCACCACAATGGCAGGAGTGCTGGGGAAGCCCACCCACCTTTTTCTTAAGACTTGCTTGGATTTCTCCTTTGAGCTTTTTTTCTCGCACTTGACATCACGATATTCCAGCAAACCTCATTTTTGACTCTGgcgtttttttcttgttacttttctttttgtttttaaaAAGAAACTCTAATATTTTTAGGGGAACGAGTCTTGCCCGCACGCGTGAGCCCTCCCGCGACGCCTGTCCGCGCCTTTGCCAGCAGCTCGCCCGAGCGCAAGACGGGCGTGGCCAAGCCCAAAGTTGCCGTTTGCGAGCGCCAGGGGGGTAGTTTTGCTGGGATGGTTTTGGGAAATGTTgggatgaaggagaaggttgggaggttgggggatgACTGGTTGAGGCAGCGGAGAGGGTGGTCCAATGCTGTAACGGGCACAGATTGGATTGGGGTGTTCAAGCAGTTGGTGGAGTGGgtggttggcgaggtgggcGATAAACTCACTGTTGCTGGGTTTATGGTGTTTTTCGCGCTGTTGTGGGCCGTGGTCATGACAGTGGTGTGGATGGTGCAGGCGGTTGGCCAAATATGGCATACCTGGTACAGGCAGGAGAAGATTGTggtcttggaggaggttgattcGGAGGGCAGGGATCGCCACAGACCGGCTTTCCTGGATATCAatgtggaggagatggctgggAGTTTGCTTGGGAAGCGGAGGGAGAAGGGCACCGGTGTTGGTTGGGGCCGAGGCTGAAGATATCGAGGCGTTTAGGGGAGGGCTCAAATCTTTCGCTACTAAGCATCCGGGTCGTCGTGGGAGGAGCTCGCCATAGGCTTTATGCCTTTCCCAACACCCAAAAGGCGTCATCACTAACCGAGTGGGCATTATCGAAACTCGGCGAGGCG belongs to Podospora bellae-mahoneyi strain CBS 112042 chromosome 6, whole genome shotgun sequence and includes:
- a CDS encoding hypothetical protein (EggNog:ENOG503P0KW); protein product: MKVKKTESAVFYLSFEVVAALLGNIARPLSFPRGPKSIYRPYLPSALTDSGARFTMEAFIIEAFTLLGVALVVVGMRTYVRLTTVGIKGFQADDYLMLVAAGAYTVETYLAYSVGALWKGLANNAMTDEQRRLLDPNSEEFRLRVNGSKTQVAGWSTYTFLLWTIKAAICTFYLRLTEGLEYRKRIFTGFVLIFTTWVAVLLSILLGCRPLERNWQIYPNPGSKSPICCTQNTEC
- a CDS encoding hypothetical protein (EggNog:ENOG503P0KW), which gives rise to MSDHCQPAISNIDIFVTLGLNVSTDIYLMSIPIPMLWRATMRPMKKVGLIVLFSGGAFVTVAGVLRCILIVTDPINGAQQAGSWAVRETFVAVVTSNLPMCVPLINRWGRPILGSLKSLKSTTGRMTRSGRSDPKHGAFRLEDKNPRRGMGPRSVNPITELTISETELAEIQHQEYFWNPNKGRHDPESGLDGEGTSPGGLIWKQTSLQVSESRNYHGDGVDEIDFGDYYLVEQAKKSAEIMATSPTGRSWKTSNSNRQDRRSP